Proteins co-encoded in one Bacillus sp. FSL H8-0547 genomic window:
- a CDS encoding flagellin has protein sequence MRINHNIAALNTYNKLSSASGAQSKSMEKLASGQRINRAGDDAAGLAISEKMRGQIRGLDQASRNSQDAISMIQTAEGALNETHEILQRMRELSVQGANDTNVTEDRTAIQEELNALKSEIDRIGDTTEFNTQKLLKGNLGGTVDQDAATTTVLAVTGVASAETSGATAGTYAITSGTAGELTMTFGTKTQTITNADGAQELNFSDFGITIKTNAGYTADDAIGNVVVEAGSATFQIGANEDQNISLAIRDMTTAGAAINLSTAGRVDVTDHDAAKATITNIDSAIEEVSKERSKLGAYQNRLEHTINNLNTSSENLTAAESRVRDVDYALAA, from the coding sequence ATGAGAATTAATCATAATATTGCGGCTCTTAATACTTACAACAAATTGAGCAGTGCTTCTGGCGCTCAATCTAAATCAATGGAGAAATTAGCTTCTGGTCAGCGTATCAACCGTGCAGGTGACGATGCAGCTGGACTTGCGATTTCTGAAAAAATGCGTGGACAAATTCGTGGTTTAGACCAAGCTTCTCGTAACTCACAAGATGCTATTTCTATGATTCAAACGGCTGAAGGTGCCTTAAATGAGACTCATGAAATTCTTCAGCGTATGCGTGAACTTTCAGTACAAGGTGCAAATGACACAAACGTAACTGAAGATAGAACAGCTATCCAAGAAGAACTAAATGCGTTAAAGAGTGAAATCGATCGAATCGGTGATACTACTGAATTCAATACTCAAAAACTTCTAAAAGGTAACCTTGGCGGTACAGTAGATCAAGACGCTGCTACTACCACTGTTCTTGCAGTTACTGGTGTAGCTTCTGCTGAAACTTCTGGTGCTACTGCTGGAACATATGCAATTACAAGCGGTACAGCCGGTGAGTTAACAATGACGTTTGGTACTAAAACTCAAACGATCACTAACGCAGATGGTGCACAAGAACTAAATTTCTCTGACTTTGGAATTACAATCAAAACAAACGCTGGTTACACAGCGGATGATGCTATTGGTAACGTAGTAGTAGAAGCTGGCTCCGCTACTTTCCAAATTGGAGCAAACGAAGATCAAAATATTAGTTTAGCAATTCGTGATATGACTACTGCAGGTGCTGCAATCAACCTATCTACAGCTGGAAGAGTAGATGTTACAGATCATGATGCTGCAAAAGCTACTATCACTAACATTGATTCAGCAATTGAAGAAGTTTCAAAAGAGCGTTCTAAACTCGGTGCATACCAAAACCGTTTAGAACACACAATCAACAACCTGAACACATCTTCTGAAAACTTAACTGCTGCAGAATCACGTGTTCGTGACGTAGATTATGCTTTAGCTGCCTAA
- a CDS encoding DUF4282 domain-containing protein, which yields MQDFLKFNKMITPTIITVIFYVGSALSIIAGFISIATGASADFGGGAQVFAGLLTLLFGPFVIRIYCELLIVMFKMHENLQVITRNVTAEQKSSSSADLL from the coding sequence ATGCAGGACTTTTTAAAATTCAATAAAATGATTACCCCCACTATTATTACCGTTATCTTTTATGTGGGATCGGCCCTCAGCATCATCGCAGGATTTATCTCGATTGCAACAGGAGCGAGCGCTGATTTCGGGGGTGGAGCTCAAGTGTTTGCCGGGCTTCTGACACTGCTGTTTGGTCCCTTTGTCATCAGGATCTACTGTGAGCTGTTAATTGTCATGTTCAAAATGCATGAAAATCTACAAGTGATAACCAGGAATGTTACTGCAGAACAGAAAAGCAGTTCCTCCGCTGATCTTCTATAA
- the csrA gene encoding carbon storage regulator CsrA gives MLVLTRKTGEAIKIGDDIEISVISISGDQVKIGISAPKHIDIHRKEIYLSIQEENSKAADVSLNLLSQLRNR, from the coding sequence ATGCTCGTACTCACAAGAAAAACAGGGGAAGCCATCAAAATCGGCGACGATATCGAGATCTCCGTCATCTCCATCTCAGGCGATCAGGTCAAAATCGGCATCAGCGCCCCAAAACACATTGACATCCATCGGAAAGAAATCTACCTTTCCATTCAGGAAGAAAACAGCAAAGCGGCGGACGTATCGCTAAACCTCTTGTCCCAGCTAAGAAACAGATAA
- the secA gene encoding preprotein translocase subunit SecA, translated as MLGILNKVFDFNKRALNRYEKMANQIESLAGDMERLSDEELKAKTQEFKERVAKGESADDLLTEAFAVVREASKRVLGLYPYPVQLMGGIALHEGNISEMKTGEGKTLTSTMPVYLNALSGKGVHVVTVNEYLASRDAVEMGKLYEFLGLTVGLNSNGLSKEEKRAAYACDITYSTNNELGFDYLRDNMVLYKEQMVQRPLHYAVIDEVDSILIDEARTPLIISGSAAKSTMLYVQANGFVRSLKLDEDYTFDEKTKGVQLTEDGMSKAEKAFNIENLFDLTHVSLNHHINMALRAHVVMHNDVDYVVEDGNVVIVDQFTGRLMKGRRYSDGLHQAIEAKEGLEIQNESMTLATITFQNYFRMYEKLSGMTGTAKTEEEEFRNIYNMQVVAIPTNRDVVRDDRADLVYRSMEGKFKAVVDDVTTRYFAGQPVLVGTVAVETSELISRLLKKKGVPHNVLNAKNHEREAEIIENAGHQGSVTIATNMAGRGTDIKLGPGVRELGGLAVIGTERHESRRIDNQLRGRSGRQGDPGVTQFYLSMEDELMRRFGSENMMAMMDRLGMDDSQPIQSKIVTKAVESAQKRVEGNNFDARKQLLQYDDVLRQQREVIYKQRFDVIDSENLRGIVESMVTSTVERVVAMYTPREELPEDWNLEGLIDYLNANLLEEGTFTVNDFKGKESEEISELVLEKTKARYNEKEEAFGEEQMREFEKVILLRAVDTKWMDHIDAMDQLRQGIHLRAYGQTDPLREYQMEGFAMFESMIASIEEDAAKYIMKAEIRNNLQREEVAKGQQAVHPKEGDEAPKKKPVKKQMEIGRNDACVCGSGKKYKNCCGSGK; from the coding sequence ATGCTTGGAATCTTAAATAAGGTGTTTGATTTTAATAAACGTGCATTGAATAGATACGAAAAAATGGCGAATCAAATAGAATCTTTGGCAGGCGACATGGAGAGGCTTTCTGATGAAGAGCTGAAGGCTAAGACGCAGGAATTTAAAGAGCGCGTTGCCAAAGGCGAGAGTGCGGATGATCTTTTGACAGAGGCTTTTGCCGTTGTGCGCGAGGCTTCAAAGAGAGTGCTCGGACTTTATCCGTACCCGGTTCAGCTGATGGGGGGTATCGCTCTTCACGAAGGGAATATCTCCGAGATGAAAACAGGGGAAGGTAAAACACTGACTTCCACGATGCCTGTTTATTTGAATGCTCTTTCCGGAAAAGGCGTTCACGTTGTGACGGTCAATGAATACCTTGCGAGCCGTGATGCTGTTGAGATGGGCAAGCTGTATGAGTTTCTCGGCCTGACTGTCGGACTCAATTCAAACGGTCTTTCCAAAGAGGAAAAGCGTGCTGCCTATGCGTGCGATATTACGTATTCGACTAACAATGAGCTTGGCTTTGACTACCTGCGCGACAACATGGTTCTTTACAAAGAGCAGATGGTTCAGCGCCCGCTTCATTATGCGGTTATTGATGAAGTTGACTCCATCCTGATTGACGAGGCGCGTACGCCGTTGATCATTTCGGGGTCTGCTGCGAAATCCACGATGCTTTATGTACAGGCCAACGGCTTTGTCCGTTCATTGAAGCTCGATGAGGACTATACCTTCGATGAAAAAACAAAAGGGGTTCAGCTGACTGAAGACGGAATGTCTAAAGCAGAGAAAGCCTTTAATATTGAAAACCTGTTCGATTTAACACATGTGTCTCTCAACCATCATATTAATATGGCATTAAGAGCCCACGTTGTGATGCACAATGACGTTGATTACGTTGTTGAAGACGGCAATGTTGTCATCGTCGACCAATTTACAGGCCGCTTAATGAAAGGCCGCCGCTACAGTGATGGTCTTCACCAGGCAATCGAGGCGAAAGAGGGCCTTGAGATTCAGAACGAGAGCATGACGCTTGCAACGATTACATTCCAGAACTACTTCCGCATGTACGAAAAGCTTTCCGGTATGACAGGTACAGCGAAGACGGAGGAAGAGGAGTTCCGCAACATTTACAACATGCAGGTTGTGGCGATTCCGACAAACCGTGATGTTGTGCGTGATGACCGCGCAGATCTTGTGTACCGTTCTATGGAAGGCAAGTTCAAAGCCGTTGTTGACGATGTAACGACGCGTTACTTTGCCGGCCAGCCGGTTCTTGTCGGTACGGTTGCGGTAGAAACGTCTGAGCTTATTTCAAGACTCCTAAAGAAAAAAGGCGTTCCGCATAACGTGCTGAATGCGAAAAACCATGAAAGAGAAGCGGAAATCATTGAGAATGCCGGCCATCAGGGTTCGGTAACGATCGCGACAAACATGGCGGGCCGCGGTACAGACATCAAGCTTGGACCTGGTGTAAGAGAGCTTGGCGGTTTGGCTGTTATCGGAACAGAACGCCATGAATCACGACGCATCGATAACCAGCTTCGCGGACGTTCCGGCCGTCAGGGAGACCCTGGTGTGACTCAGTTTTACCTTTCTATGGAAGATGAACTGATGAGACGCTTCGGATCTGAGAACATGATGGCGATGATGGACCGTCTCGGCATGGATGATTCACAGCCGATTCAGAGTAAAATTGTTACGAAAGCTGTTGAATCTGCGCAAAAACGCGTAGAGGGCAACAACTTTGATGCCCGTAAACAGCTTCTGCAATACGATGACGTTCTTCGCCAGCAGCGTGAAGTTATTTACAAGCAGCGCTTTGACGTGATTGACTCTGAAAATCTGCGCGGGATTGTTGAAAGCATGGTCACTTCAACAGTTGAACGTGTGGTTGCGATGTACACGCCTAGGGAAGAGCTTCCGGAGGACTGGAACCTTGAAGGGCTGATTGACTACCTGAATGCCAACCTTCTTGAAGAAGGCACATTCACAGTGAACGACTTTAAAGGAAAAGAATCCGAAGAGATCTCAGAGCTTGTGCTTGAGAAAACGAAAGCCCGCTACAATGAAAAAGAAGAGGCATTCGGAGAAGAGCAGATGCGCGAGTTTGAAAAGGTCATCCTTCTTCGTGCGGTTGATACGAAATGGATGGATCACATTGATGCCATGGATCAGCTGCGCCAGGGTATTCACCTTCGTGCCTACGGCCAGACAGATCCTCTCCGCGAGTATCAGATGGAAGGCTTCGCGATGTTTGAAAGCATGATTGCATCGATTGAAGAGGATGCTGCAAAATACATCATGAAAGCAGAAATCAGAAACAACCTTCAGCGCGAGGAAGTCGCAAAAGGCCAGCAGGCGGTTCACCCGAAAGAGGGAGACGAGGCGCCAAAGAAAAAGCCTGTTAAAAAGCAGATGGAAATCGGCCGCAACGACGCATGTGTATGCGGAAGCGGAAAGAAATACAAAAACTGCTGCGGCAGCGGAAAATAA
- the fliW gene encoding flagellar assembly protein FliW translates to MVIETKYHGTVDIDEGEKLAFEHGIPGFLDERSFILLPLEEDSSFYILQSVKSPSTAFVVTSPFFFFKDYEFEIDESSKETLSIDSEKDVEVYVILTVTDPFNASTANLQGPVIINRKQKTGKQLILSGTDYTTKHRLWEEA, encoded by the coding sequence ATGGTTATCGAAACGAAGTACCACGGAACGGTTGATATAGATGAAGGCGAAAAACTAGCTTTTGAGCATGGCATACCCGGATTTTTGGATGAAAGGTCGTTTATCCTTCTGCCGCTTGAAGAGGACTCATCCTTTTACATTCTTCAGTCTGTTAAGAGCCCCTCCACTGCCTTCGTCGTCACAAGTCCGTTTTTCTTTTTCAAAGACTATGAATTTGAGATTGACGAATCCTCCAAAGAAACCCTGTCCATTGATAGCGAAAAGGACGTGGAAGTTTACGTCATCCTGACCGTAACAGACCCATTCAATGCTTCAACCGCCAATCTCCAGGGTCCGGTCATCATCAACCGTAAACAAAAAACAGGCAAGCAGCTCATCCTGAGCGGAACAGACTACACAACCAAACACCGCCTATGGGAGGAAGCCTGA
- a CDS encoding DUF6470 family protein: protein MNIPQIRLESRFARIGIETVNAKLSIEQKPADLSIQQPKAEVSIRTTPGKLTIDQSKAREDVDLKHISKRIEEAADMGRQDLLSGIARRIRQGDEQMRIENGGRPLTAQAKVNSERPEKQFNIGFIPSHFSVKLAYQPAEVEIDVKTNKPVIESTANKPDMDYEAGDVKIHLAERNQLKIDFVI from the coding sequence ATTGGAATTGAAACCGTGAACGCGAAGCTTTCCATTGAACAAAAGCCTGCCGACCTTTCCATTCAGCAGCCGAAGGCAGAAGTGTCTATCCGTACCACACCTGGAAAACTGACAATTGATCAGTCAAAGGCGCGGGAAGATGTCGACTTGAAGCATATTTCAAAGCGTATCGAAGAAGCCGCGGATATGGGCCGGCAGGATCTTTTATCCGGAATTGCAAGGCGCATCAGGCAGGGTGATGAGCAGATGCGGATTGAAAACGGCGGCCGTCCTCTGACTGCCCAGGCAAAAGTGAACAGCGAGCGCCCGGAGAAGCAATTTAACATCGGCTTTATTCCGTCGCATTTCAGTGTGAAGCTTGCCTATCAGCCTGCAGAGGTTGAGATTGATGTGAAGACGAATAAACCCGTCATTGAAAGCACGGCAAATAAGCCGGACATGGACTATGAAGCCGGAGACGTAAAGATCCATCTTGCTGAGCGCAATCAGCTGAAAATTGATTTTGTCATTTAA
- a CDS encoding flagellar protein FliT produces the protein MSAVEKLHQLTHQLLSEVNGSQQKDMRDSYILNIQQWIEQREVLISNLKPPYTPQEKQLGKEITEWNAVIHEKLKAVQHEIKEDMTKLKLQKASGQKYANPYQSTAIDGMYYDKRK, from the coding sequence ATGAGCGCTGTTGAAAAACTGCATCAGCTTACTCATCAGCTGCTGAGTGAAGTGAACGGCTCGCAGCAAAAGGATATGAGGGACAGCTATATCCTGAACATCCAGCAGTGGATCGAACAGCGGGAAGTGCTGATCTCAAACCTGAAGCCGCCATACACCCCTCAGGAAAAACAGCTGGGAAAAGAAATCACAGAATGGAACGCGGTTATTCATGAAAAGCTGAAAGCCGTGCAGCACGAGATCAAAGAAGATATGACAAAATTAAAGCTGCAAAAAGCCTCCGGCCAGAAATATGCAAACCCCTACCAGAGCACAGCCATTGACGGAATGTATTATGATAAGCGCAAGTGA
- the fliS gene encoding flagellar export chaperone FliS yields MALTNPYQAYQQNSVSTASPGELTLMLYNGCLKFIKQARTAMEQKQVQEKNINLQKAQRIIQELMITLNPEAEVSGSMMQMYEYINRRLVEANISNDPEILSEAEGYVTEFRDAWKQVIQSARRQQFGQGGPI; encoded by the coding sequence ATGGCATTGACAAATCCCTATCAGGCATACCAGCAGAATTCTGTCAGCACGGCGTCTCCAGGCGAGCTGACACTAATGCTCTATAACGGCTGCCTTAAATTTATTAAGCAGGCACGGACAGCGATGGAACAGAAACAGGTTCAGGAAAAAAACATCAATCTTCAAAAGGCGCAGCGCATTATTCAGGAGCTTATGATCACATTAAACCCTGAAGCTGAGGTTTCCGGATCGATGATGCAGATGTATGAATATATCAACCGCCGGCTCGTAGAAGCGAATATCTCAAATGATCCGGAGATTCTTTCTGAAGCAGAGGGATATGTAACTGAATTCCGCGATGCGTGGAAACAGGTCATTCAATCTGCCCGCAGGCAGCAGTTCGGACAGGGCGGCCCGATCTGA
- the flaG gene encoding flagellar protein FlaG, whose protein sequence is MMIEKMSSQPGPRISEIDTKPVTIQEGSKEEYIPAFPKEEIEKAVKSINEFLQPANTSIQFQLHEKLNEYYVTVVDSQTKEIVREIPSKKMLDLYAALTEFLGFVVDKKI, encoded by the coding sequence ATGATGATTGAGAAAATGTCATCCCAGCCTGGTCCGCGCATCTCAGAGATTGACACGAAGCCCGTAACCATACAAGAAGGAAGTAAAGAAGAATATATTCCTGCTTTTCCGAAAGAAGAGATTGAGAAAGCGGTGAAGAGCATCAATGAGTTTCTGCAGCCGGCGAACACGTCGATTCAGTTTCAGCTGCATGAGAAGCTGAATGAGTATTATGTGACGGTGGTAGACAGTCAGACGAAGGAAATTGTCCGGGAGATTCCGTCGAAGAAGATGCTGGATTTGTACGCAGCATTAACGGAGTTCCTGGGATTTGTAGTAGATAAAAAAATCTAG
- a CDS encoding endonuclease: protein MLTGKLLGDGNLSIEKGKRPRFRFSHSSADSGWCFHCYETLKAHIPLSKPKYRRISDNRIEAGYTEQFYVQSKLSPLFDSLLPLWYEERTKSIPFHLLEQVINPLTLAWWYQDDGHLKIQNNTPKKIILSTDSFTQKENIYLQVLLYTQFKLHFKLDGQNRLVIYDQKQILLFLRIVYPYIHHSMKRKMLSPPQLEIAFPDYKRTSIQIPIQILIKKPTQEIRDVLNKFMNLNPLALYESYFSLSNTNEMKKRKSYQIVLTRKHQEFLDLIKRETGMNMSEAVSTMLTLNAHVNRKRL from the coding sequence ATGCTGACAGGTAAACTGTTAGGAGACGGAAACTTATCTATTGAAAAAGGAAAAAGACCAAGATTTCGTTTTTCACATTCTTCTGCAGATTCTGGCTGGTGTTTTCACTGCTACGAAACACTTAAAGCACACATCCCGCTCAGTAAACCTAAATACAGGAGGATCTCTGACAATAGAATAGAGGCTGGGTATACCGAACAATTCTATGTTCAATCCAAATTATCGCCTCTCTTTGATAGCTTACTTCCACTTTGGTATGAAGAAAGAACAAAGAGTATCCCATTCCACCTTCTTGAACAGGTTATTAATCCTCTAACCTTAGCTTGGTGGTATCAGGATGACGGACATTTAAAAATACAAAACAACACCCCTAAAAAAATTATCCTATCCACAGATTCGTTTACTCAAAAAGAAAACATATATTTACAAGTGTTACTTTACACTCAATTTAAGCTTCACTTTAAACTAGATGGGCAAAATCGTCTGGTCATCTACGATCAAAAACAAATTCTGCTGTTCCTGAGAATTGTATACCCGTACATTCATCATTCTATGAAACGAAAAATGCTGTCTCCTCCACAATTAGAAATAGCTTTCCCTGACTACAAGAGAACTTCGATTCAAATTCCTATTCAAATACTAATTAAAAAGCCTACGCAAGAAATTAGAGACGTTCTTAATAAATTCATGAATCTTAACCCACTAGCACTGTATGAATCATATTTTTCACTTTCTAACACTAATGAAATGAAGAAACGAAAATCCTATCAAATTGTTTTAACAAGGAAGCATCAGGAGTTCCTTGATTTGATTAAAAGAGAAACAGGTATGAATATGAGCGAAGCGGTAAGTACAATGCTTACTCTGAATGCACATGTTAATAGAAAAAGACTCTAG
- the prfB gene encoding peptide chain release factor 2 (programmed frameshift), whose amino-acid sequence MELAEIRNELEKMAKKLAAFRGSLDLDRKQARIQELDEMMSHPNFWDSQNEAQTVINESNMLKEAVVQFTEMSETHENLEITHELLKEEPDADLHAELESEIAELTEAMSNYELQLLLSEPHDKNNAILELHPGAGGTESQDWGSMLLRMYTRWGEKKGFKVETLDYLPGDEAGIKSVTLLFKGHNAYGYLKAEKGVHRLVRISPFDSSGRRHTSFVSCEVMPEFNDEIEIDIRTEDLKVDTYRASGAGGQHINTTDSAVRITHLPTNTVVSCQTERSQIKNRERAMKMLQAKLYQLKLDEQQAELDEIRGEQKEIGWGSQIRSYVFHPYSLVKDHRTSTESGNVQGVMDGDLDPFIDAYLRSKLS is encoded by the exons ATGGAACTTGCAGAAATTCGAAACGAACTTGAAAAAATGGCTAAGAAATTAGCGGCTTTCAGGGGGTCTCTT GACCTCGACCGCAAACAGGCTCGCATTCAGGAGCTAGATGAAATGATGTCCCACCCGAACTTCTGGGACAGTCAGAATGAAGCACAAACCGTAATAAACGAAAGCAATATGCTGAAAGAGGCAGTTGTTCAGTTCACAGAAATGAGCGAAACGCATGAAAACCTTGAAATCACGCATGAACTTTTAAAAGAAGAGCCTGACGCCGATCTTCATGCGGAGCTTGAAAGTGAAATTGCCGAGCTGACTGAAGCGATGAGCAACTATGAACTTCAGCTTCTGTTAAGTGAACCTCATGACAAAAACAACGCCATCCTGGAGCTTCACCCGGGAGCAGGCGGAACAGAATCCCAGGACTGGGGTTCAATGCTTCTCCGCATGTACACGCGCTGGGGCGAAAAGAAGGGCTTCAAAGTGGAAACTCTTGACTACCTTCCAGGTGATGAAGCGGGAATCAAAAGCGTCACGCTTCTTTTCAAAGGCCACAACGCCTACGGCTACTTGAAAGCGGAAAAAGGGGTTCACCGTCTTGTCCGCATTTCGCCGTTCGATTCATCCGGCCGCCGCCATACGTCATTCGTATCATGCGAAGTGATGCCTGAGTTTAACGATGAAATTGAGATTGATATCCGAACAGAGGACCTCAAAGTCGACACATACCGTGCAAGCGGCGCCGGCGGACAGCACATCAACACGACGGATTCCGCCGTCCGTATCACGCATTTGCCGACCAATACGGTCGTATCGTGCCAAACAGAGCGCTCCCAGATCAAAAACCGCGAGCGCGCCATGAAAATGCTTCAAGCGAAGCTTTACCAGCTCAAGCTTGACGAGCAGCAGGCCGAGCTTGATGAGATCCGCGGCGAACAAAAGGAAATCGGCTGGGGCTCCCAGATCCGCTCCTACGTATTCCACCCGTACTCTCTTGTCAAAGACCACCGCACAAGCACCGAGAGCGGAAACGTACAGGGAGTCATGGACGGAGACCTCGATCCGTTTATCGATGCGTATCTGCGTTCAAAACTTTCATAA
- the raiA gene encoding ribosome-associated translation inhibitor RaiA yields the protein MNYNVRGENIEVTPALREYVEKKIGKLERYFEDSVEANVNVNLKFYSDQESKIEVTIPMTNLVLRAEEYNEDMYAAIDLVTNKLERQIRKHKTKVNRKLREQGSPKFMFAAGTEEAEGAQTQTAVQEEEDQIQVVRTKRFNLKPMDSEEAILQMNMLGHNFFVFTNAETNTTNVVYQRKDGKYAIIEPTE from the coding sequence TTGAATTATAACGTCAGAGGCGAAAACATTGAGGTAACTCCAGCATTAAGAGAGTATGTCGAGAAGAAAATCGGCAAACTGGAACGCTATTTTGAGGATTCAGTTGAAGCAAACGTAAACGTAAATTTGAAATTCTACAGCGATCAGGAATCAAAAATTGAAGTAACCATTCCCATGACCAATCTAGTATTGCGTGCTGAGGAATATAACGAGGATATGTACGCTGCCATCGATCTTGTGACAAACAAGCTCGAGCGTCAGATCCGTAAACATAAAACAAAAGTAAACCGCAAGCTGCGCGAGCAGGGATCACCTAAATTCATGTTTGCAGCAGGCACGGAAGAAGCTGAAGGGGCACAGACCCAGACAGCTGTTCAGGAAGAAGAAGACCAAATCCAGGTTGTCCGCACAAAGCGCTTTAACTTAAAGCCGATGGACAGCGAGGAAGCGATTCTTCAAATGAATATGCTCGGTCATAATTTCTTCGTCTTTACAAATGCTGAAACCAACACAACAAACGTTGTGTACCAGCGCAAAGACGGTAAGTACGCGATTATTGAACCGACTGAATAA
- the fliD gene encoding flagellar filament capping protein FliD gives MVRIGGLASGMDIDSLVADLMKAERMPLDKLKQNKQVLEWQRDGYREMNSLLFSFRNAAFDMKLTSNYRERTTNSSNADRVTATATSAASQASYSISKVDQLATAATKVNAGAISASGQKVDTSKALQDIKDSFANTNFNWQTGTVKNQTVTAADDGTSFKLTLETGQVLKNVDKDAIMKVDGKSFKLVTGTPQAGEAAIDTDGNLTFGETIKKGSVIKADYVIESTDQYFSFDMQTHTSTGLKKENFLIQGTESLNNVFTKINSSSLGVTALYDSFSDKITLTRKETGDFNKGGNEIITSSGFLNNVLRFGSGTETGGQNAKFTINGLETERTSNTFEMSGVTFTLKNTFTTAEPPVAINVTNDTNAVFDNIKKFVTLYNETIAKIQTKTDETRYRDYQPLSDEEREALSDKQQEQWDEKAKSGMLRKDSILTGALSQMRTDFYSTLSSASGTSFTHLSNIGITTSTNYREGGKLIIDEAKLKKAIEENPDGVEKLFTSNGPTSGEKGIISNLYDNLKTTMDKLNAKAGTSSSTSQQFTIGRNLSSIDNQITRFEDRLTQVEDRYWSQFTAMEKAIQRSNEQMSYLMQQFG, from the coding sequence ATGGTCAGAATCGGCGGTTTGGCGAGCGGAATGGACATTGATTCGCTCGTGGCAGATTTAATGAAGGCGGAGAGAATGCCGCTTGATAAGCTGAAGCAGAACAAGCAGGTGCTTGAGTGGCAGCGCGACGGCTACCGCGAGATGAACAGCCTGCTGTTTTCATTCAGGAATGCTGCGTTTGATATGAAGCTGACGAGCAATTACCGGGAACGGACGACGAACAGCTCCAATGCTGATAGAGTGACGGCCACTGCAACGAGCGCGGCGAGCCAGGCGTCCTACAGCATCTCGAAAGTGGATCAGCTTGCAACGGCAGCGACAAAGGTAAATGCCGGAGCGATCTCTGCATCCGGCCAAAAGGTCGACACGTCCAAAGCTCTCCAGGATATAAAAGATTCGTTTGCCAACACGAACTTCAACTGGCAGACAGGAACCGTTAAAAATCAGACAGTCACCGCCGCGGATGACGGGACGTCATTTAAGTTGACACTCGAAACCGGGCAAGTGCTGAAAAATGTTGATAAAGACGCGATTATGAAAGTAGACGGCAAATCCTTCAAGCTTGTGACTGGTACTCCTCAAGCAGGAGAAGCTGCAATTGATACAGACGGCAACCTGACATTCGGTGAAACAATCAAAAAAGGAAGCGTCATCAAGGCGGATTACGTGATTGAGAGTACGGATCAGTACTTCTCTTTTGACATGCAGACGCACACTTCAACAGGTCTCAAAAAAGAGAATTTCCTGATTCAGGGCACAGAATCATTAAATAATGTTTTTACGAAGATCAATTCATCATCGCTTGGCGTGACGGCGCTTTATGATTCATTTTCAGATAAGATTACGCTGACGAGAAAAGAAACAGGGGATTTTAACAAGGGCGGCAATGAAATTATTACATCTTCGGGCTTCCTGAATAACGTCCTGAGATTCGGCTCAGGTACAGAAACAGGCGGGCAAAACGCGAAGTTCACGATCAACGGACTTGAAACAGAGCGGACATCCAACACGTTTGAAATGAGCGGAGTTACGTTTACGCTGAAAAATACGTTCACAACAGCAGAACCGCCGGTCGCCATAAATGTTACAAACGATACAAATGCCGTTTTTGATAACATAAAGAAATTCGTCACCCTTTACAACGAAACCATTGCAAAAATCCAGACGAAAACAGATGAAACCCGCTACCGCGACTATCAGCCGCTATCTGACGAAGAACGCGAAGCTCTATCAGACAAGCAGCAGGAGCAGTGGGATGAAAAGGCGAAAAGCGGGATGCTCAGAAAAGATTCGATCCTGACCGGTGCACTCAGCCAGATGCGCACAGATTTCTATTCAACGCTGTCTTCAGCATCAGGGACATCTTTTACCCATCTTTCCAATATCGGAATCACGACATCTACGAACTACCGCGAGGGCGGAAAGCTGATCATTGATGAGGCCAAGCTGAAAAAAGCAATTGAAGAAAATCCGGACGGTGTAGAAAAGCTGTTTACAAGCAATGGCCCGACAAGCGGGGAAAAAGGGATCATTTCTAACCTGTACGACAATTTAAAAACAACGATGGACAAGCTGAATGCCAAAGCCGGCACGTCCAGTTCCACAAGCCAGCAGTTTACGATTGGAAGAAACCTCTCATCCATAGATAACCAGATCACGCGTTTTGAAGACAGGCTGACGCAAGTAGAGGATCGTTACTGGTCACAGTTTACGGCGATGGAAAAAGCAATTCAACGATCCAATGAACAAATGAGTTATTTAATGCAGCAATTCGGCTAA